The window CTTCTCACTACTCGGTTGAAACCAGTGGCTGATGTTGTATGTACACATTTGAAGATGAATAGCGGTCCTTATTTCTTAGGAAAGCTATCAGGTGATGAGTGCTGGTCCATCATAAAAGGAAAGGTGATGAGTGCAGGGGAAGAAGTACCAGAAGAATTGGAAGCATTGAAGAAGCAAATTTTAGGGAGATGCGATGGCCTACCCTTGGCGGCAAGTTTGATTGGTGGCTTGTTGCTTAACAACAGAAGAGAGAAGTGGCACTCCATTGTGCAGGAGAGTCTTTTGGATGAATGTCAAAGTGAGATTGATCAAATACTTAAGGTGAGTTTTGATCATTTGTCACCTGCATCAGTTAAAAAATGTTTTGCATATTGTTCAATTTTCCCCAAGGATACAGAATTGAAACAAGATCTATTAATTGAGCTTTGGATGGCGGAAGGTTTTGTTCAACCAGATCGCCAAAACCAAAGATTGATGGAGGAAATAGGGGGCGATTATTTGAGGATTTTGTTACAAAATTCCTTACTGGAAAAAGTAGAAGAGTATTGGAGAACATATTATAAAATGCATGATCTCGTGCATGATTTTGCAAAATCAATTCTCAATCCTAAAGGCAGCAGCCAGGATGGCTACCTTGCATTGGACTCTTCTAAAGGTTTGGCAGAAAATACCACAAGGACAATACCAGCATCAATTCACACATTATTTCTCCATCTAGAGGGTGGCGTATCTACTGACATGCTTTTAAGATTCAAGTGCTTGCATGTTCTCAGATTGTATGGCGATGATGTCAAGTTTCTGCCGAGCTCCATTGGCAAACTACTACATTTGCGGTTGCTCGACATTTCATATTCTGGAATCAGAAGTTTGCCGGAATCTCTTTGCAAGCTATATAATCTGCAGACACTAACAATGAGAGATTATGCACTTGAAGGAGGTTTTCCAAAACGGATGAGCGATTTGATCAGCTTGCGACATCTAAACTACTACCATGATGATGCAAAATTGAAAATGCCGGCGCAAATGGGACGATTGACTTGTCTTCAAACTCTACGGTTCTTTAATGTAAGTCAGGAGAAGGGTCGTGGTATCGAAGAGCTTGGGACCTTGAAATATCTGAAAGGATCGTTGGAGATAAGAAATCTTGGACTAGTGAAGGGCAAAGAAGCAGCTAAACAAGCAAAATTGTTCGAAAAGCCAGATCTGTCTCGCTTGGTGTTTAAATGGGAGAGTGGGGATCGGGAAAGCGATAACCGTGATGAGGATGTGTTGGAAGGTCTCCAACCTCACCCAAATTTGCAAAGGTTGGAAATTCGATATTTTATGGGTAATAAATTTCCGCAATGGTTTATGAATTTGTCAAAATTGGAGACATTACGGATACGAAAGTGCAAGAGATGCAGTGAACTCCCCTCATTAGGACAACTGCCATCCCTCAAAATTCTCTATTTGGAGGGATTGGACAACATTCGATTTATTGGAGATGAATTCTACGGTATTACTGCtaatgaggaggaggaggaggaggagggcaGATCACGAGCATCAGGGAGCATCAGTAGAAGGCGAAAATTCTTTCCTGCCCTTGAAGTACTCTATGTAGAATATATGGAGAATTTGGTAGAGTGGAAGGATGCAGACCAAGTGAGGTCAACAGTAGCAGATGTCTTTCCCATGCTGAGGAATTTGAGCATTGAAGGTTGCCCCCAGCTGACCGCTCTTCCATGCTCGTGCAAAATTCTAGACGTGGGGAATTGCGGTAATCTAACAAGTATAAAAATGGGTTACGGCACTGCTTCTATTGAGCAGTTGAGTATCGGATATTGCGACAATCTTAGGGAGCTGCCAGATCTGGATCTGTTTGGATCGAGTTTGCAGCATTTGACCATCGTCGGGTGCCCAAGATTAATCAGTCTAGGAGTAAATGGACAGAAATGCCCCCTACCATGCCTCGTGAAATTGAGTATTGTTGAGTGCGATGGGTTGACCGCTATATCCGACAAAATGTTCCAGTCATGCCGGTCTCTGCGGTCCCTGTCGGTGGAGTGTTGCCCCAATCTGGTATCATTTTCGCTTAATTTGCAGGAGACGCCATCTCTCGAGCGATTCATCTTAGACAACTGTCCCAAATTGATCCCTCATAGTTTCAAAGGATTTGCTTTTGCCACCAGCTTAAGAGAATTGAGGATCAACAGTCCCTTCTCCTCAGATGATTCCTCAGTCGATGATTTTGATTGGTCTGGTTTAAGATCTGCATCAACACTCCGTGAGCTTCGCTTACGAGGGTTGCCTCACACGGAGTCCCTGCCACACCAGCTTCAATACTTGACTACCCTCACTTCACTAACTCTTCACAACTTTGGAGGAATAAGAGTGCTACCGGATTGGATTGGAAACCTTGTGTCCCTTGAAACCCTAGAGCTATGGGATTGCGACAAGCTTCAGTCTTTACCACCCGAGGCCGCCATGAGACGCCTCACCAAGTTAACTTGTGTCGACGTCCTTGATTGTCCTCTATTAAGACAACGATACACTCCCCAAAGAGGCATCTACTTGGAGGAGGAGATTTCAAGTGATCCGGTGAGATTTTCCTATCTAAAGTTCACACtcatatatatgtgtataaatTTTTTGTATCTGCATCTCATTGACATATATTTCCTCTTCAGTCTCTTGTACTCTTTTTCTCCATCTCTTTTCTGCAAAGTTATTCTCCATAATTAATTCTCTTCTTTTGGGCAGACCTTGGTTTCTCTTCAAAGATTAGTTATAACAAAACCTGGTTTTGagcaaattggaagaggccaaaATTCTGGATTTTCTCTGCATCTCGCCATTGAAAGATTTTGAACATCTTAAAAACTCAATATTAGCAACGATGCATACACAATTAGCCTCTTTGTTTGAATGTGTTAGCAAATGTTCCATTGCATGTGCAATGCTAGATGTGCATGGGAGCATTCATCATTTTTCTATCACCGATATTGCCAGTCTGAATGGACAACATTAAAGCTAATCAAGAAACATTTGCGAAGAAAAATCAAGATACAATTTGATGTTCAAGTTACAATAATTTTGGATGGTTGTTTGTCATGTTTCACAAGTTTCAGAAGTTTATACGTCACAATTACCATGCAGGCAAGCAGTGAGAGCGAAGAAGAAGAATCGACGACAATGAACTAGCAGGCAGGGACGATGAATGAAAAAGCATTCATGGTGCTCAAACATCAGCTTCATGGTGTTTCCCATCgttgttgaagaaaaagaagaggtcAGGAGGTATGTTGTGCAGAAAAGTGATAATGCAGCATTTCTCTCCCCAAGAACTCTTTTCTTACCTCCATCCAATTTAGTAAAAGTACAAGGAATTGGTGCAAGTTTGCTTTTTAGTATGCTTGGGTGATGTAATTGGCCTAAAAACAGGGCATTTTCCTGTACTTTTATCTGTTTGTGAACTTTTACCCTATGCCTACAGCTTATCTTTTGCTCTTTAAGATTTTTATATTTACTTGGTGCTAAACATGTCTTTTGATTGTGACAGAATCTGGTCTTTTCCGATTTTCTTGACTAGTTACCAGACCATAACTTTTCTTTGCTTTCATTGTTTATTATAATTGGAGGCATACTGAAATGTACCATTGTGATGCTTTCCAGAGTCTTAGGAGGCATAGCTTATGTTATTGGACAAAGGACAGCATCGtttgttgtttcatttcttaCTAGACAGAAGTTATTTTCATTGACCAGACAGGGTTTGAAGATGAAGGCAATTATCAATGATCTTTATTAAGCTCATTAGATATCATTAGCTTTGATGGAGGCTTCATAAATAGTTGGTTCTCCCCAAGTTTCTCAAACATAAGGTTTTCATCTTCTCCTACTCAGACTGCAGAAAGGAAGGTAACAATTTAGCTTGTTCATCTTCAGGGAAGTTTTGGTAGTTTTTTAATCTGCATTCTTGATATGTATTTAGTAAATCAATTaccaaaacttttttttcctttcgtgTAGCATGCTGATTGCTGAACTGAAAATGGCTAGTAGCAGGCCTGCAAAGTGTGATATGGAGGAAGAATAAattggggggagggggagggggggagCATGGAAGCTGACACTGGAGAGCTATCAACATACAATGCTTATTTCAATCAAACTGGAGTTGGTCTATTGGTTCAGAAGGGATTTCAGGCGAAGAGTTGGATGCATCAGAATGATGTGATAAGTACATCCTGATAGTACGTTTTCTTCAGCTTTATTTGGAAGTAAAAGTGCATCTGGTGACCAAATTTATgacattttcatcttttttttttaaaaaaaaaattaatcatttaatGTAGAGATCATAGAACTCTTGTTACTTTTCCTCTTCCAGAAATCATTTTTCGTTATTTCTTTCGCCTCTTTTAGCTGCTTCCCTTTCAACTACCGGGTCCAAGATTTCGATTAATCCATTGCAATCACCACAGGATTTCTCCTGGTTGGTTCCCTTATTTTCACATCTCATGACTGTTTGATTACTTTTGGGCTTCTGATAGATTCATCTTCTCTTTTTTCCAGGATTTTTACACTGGGTGGGCTTGTTTGGGTGTTCTTCAGGGTTCTGATGCTAATTTCTATGCGGCCGTAAGTTTACTCTGACTTCTTCTGTTTGTTTTCCTGCCTTGGTTAATTCACAGCACTTGGTTTGTATATATGCGTGTGTTTTCTGATATGTGTTTTGTTGCTTTTGGTTTTGCTTAGGCTGCCATCTTTTGTGTTTGCCATTTGTTAACTACTGTGTTTTTCCTGCTTGTCTTTGTTCAGGTTGCCCATCAGTCCTAAATTTCTCATTCGGTGAAAGTAATGGCAGTAACGGCAGCAGAAGCTAAAGTTACGCGCCTTCCAATCCTTAAACATCCCCGActcctttccctttcttttggcGTGAATATTGCTTTATATTAGGTTATCTCTATGGTCTAATCGTATTCTTTATGTATACTAACTACCGAACTACATTggaaagttctttttttttcccagttCATTGAATGTTAATTTCTTGTAATGTAATGTTTTACAGTTTGTGCTCACCAAATTGAACGGAGCTCATGGGTGAATTACATATGCTTTTGAAATTCAGTacacttaaaaaaattttgtgtctTAAATTTTACTTAGGACTGGTGTATTTTGGGAATAAGAAGATATAAATCTCTTAATTTTAAACTGAATTTCTGTTTTTCTTCTGGGGAAAATTTTATTGTGAAACTTAGGTCTTATgcttgggtaaaatgggtaactAGAGAACAAGTGGTTCCAAGGCAATCAATTGAAGGAAGTGTGAAGCAAAAAACAGGAGAAAAGGCTGATTAAACAACACCGAGTAACAATGTTCTGTTATGATGGCTCAGATACTAAGGGTCTTGAAAGCTACACAACCACCATAGCTTACCAAGATCGACAGTGATTTCATAACTCTGCCCTCCTTACTTtccattttcttattttctgtatatttttttatatgaatttttaactgtgtaccatttttttttatgaaagacAATGTTTTGTCATTCGATTATTTTGAACCACAATTGTGAAATCGGTTAATGTATCAGCTTCTGATTTTTATAAGTTCTGTGATGGGATATTTCAGGTTATGAAAGCAGTTGAAGCTATCGAAGGCTACTATTAAGGCACAGGTTCTGATTTTCTCTCCTGACCATGCTTCAATTTCCAATGAGGTTGTTACTTGGCATATGAATTTTACCATTCAGTCATCCGGGAAAAGGATTATTCACATGTGGTTCTTATTTGCTTGCAAGCCGTAATTTGGGTCTTGTTGCCCATAAAATGCTTTCTAGAGTTGCAAATCAGTGAGTTCATGGTTTCATTAGACTTAATGGATAATGCAGATAAGTTTCTCTTGATTATGTGTGTACGGTTCTGAGATAAttttgtattattgtttgaacTTGCTCTCAAGTCTCTTGTTAGACTTAATGGACCTAGCATAGTATCCTCTGCATTCTAATCTCATTTTTCCACTTAGAAACTCTGTTTGGTTTTGATTTGGGAAGCAGCAAAGTTCATTTTAGATTTGTCATTAAGCTCTGTTGTTATTTCTTTTGTGACCATGTGACAGCACACTGATACGTATTTGTATATATTGTTCTTATCAGCAAATTAcaattttttgtcttttttctttgcttttacCTGGTATGTGGATAGATTGATGTCCGGAGGTTGTAAAGAATAGTAATGAAAGATTGCATGAGTcatgtcttttctttttctagatATTGAAAAAGCATATCTGCATTTGACACAATTTGTCCCCAGGATTTTGACGCTGACAAGTACTTATATGATACCTTTTGCAGACCCCGTCCAAGGTTCCAGAGGGAGTGTGTTGAGCGCAATAACAAGCTGTTGTACTACATCCTTGATTGCCTTAGCATGGGTTCATCATCAAGGTTGAAAATTTGGAGATCAGCAGCAAGGCCTTGAAAATTTGGGCCCTCTCCCTTAAAATAGGCTGGACTAGAAGTAGGTGTCGGATAGACAAGTGCcgttaaccaaaaaaaataaaaataaaaatggctGATTGTTGGATGCAGGtacaattgcttagagttgccAAAATGATTGACCCTTGTGTAGGAGGAGATTTTACAATACTAGAGGCATTCAATATGCTTAAAATGGGGGTTTTATGCAGCCAAGCTAATGCAATTTTGAGGCCTGATGAGGTTGTTTAGGTGCTCCGAGTTGTACCTATgcaattgttgaaccaaatgaATAGCCAGGGCAAGATGTTGGTTTGCCTGCTGACAATTCGACTGTGTTGTAAAGCTACTGGAGTGAAATAGTTGACAATAAAATAGagaaattgttagaattagttTATAAGAAAAGGAATGGGCAGATTGTTTCATAAAGAGGCTAAAGATTGAAACGTACTTAGTGCAGATGAAAAAACATAGCTGTCAATTATTTTCTTACAtaatttttagagaaaaatgcagttttagTTCCGATGTTTAGTTAGTATGCCAAACTAGTCTATAATATTTTGATAAAAACAAATGTAGCCtcgaaaatttctaattttgagcAAATTTAGGATAATTTATCGAAATTCAACCATTCATAGCGGTAAAAATCAAGTTTCTATTAGTCAAATATTTTGGCTTTTCATTATAGTTCCCAAAGTTtgaaatttcagtcattatagCCCTTAAGTTTCAAATGGTATCTTCGGGGATTTTAGGACGAAATTGGACATAAAAAGGGTTGAAATTGTACTATACATACTAAATGTGTTGATAtaaacttttcttcttcttttttatttctttattttatttatacataCTACTAATTTATAACATATATCTGCTCTTTTGCAtacttggtcaaatttggcACAATTCATCTAATCATATCAAACTTTCATTCATTTTGATAACTAAGCAATCAATTAAACATCCCTTTAAAATGCTAAGTTGATTGAacggtaaattttttttttctgttttttggcattttatttgGTTATCAATTGAGTTTCGAATGAAAtagatattttatataattgcATAAATTCATAATGAAATTATCTATGTATACAAACATAGATATAAACactttaaaattttaatatggAAATATTTGATTTGATATGAAGGAAGTATAAGAATAAACAACAGGGTGGTTTGTCAAAATTCCATACAAGTTCTTCATATTAGTAATTACCTTTACTTGTTACTATAATAATGATTCAAAATTATAACCGTTTGAAACTTACATCCAAACCAATACATCTATAGGATGCATTACATCCCTCTTGTAGGTGGTTACTTTTTCTCTCTACGTAGGGAGCAAACTTCACCTTTTGTGGGTGTGTGAACTTgctttttcaaatttaaatttcccGTACTTTCTTAGTCCAATTTACAAAAAACAAATACATTTCAATACAAATTGATGCTAGTCTTCCGTCTTGATCCATATCGATGGTTGCTCCAATGGTGAATTCGGTGGAATAATTTGATTTTCATGATATTGTCGTCCTTTTTCTACTTGAGTCATCGGTTGTGGCTTCTGCGAGTTTCCAAGCTGGATTCGAGCTCTGCTGAGCTTGCTCTCTGGCTTCCAACTTCCAGCTCGATCGTAATTTCTACTTTCAGACTCTTTCTCCATCaatctaagttttgctttcaggTGACAGTTTCCTTTGCAGTAGTAGTAGCTTCGTGTTGTCTTTCCAGTTTTCCTAATCCTTCTGTTGTGCTGTTTGATCGGctgtttttgttatttttgtttcttcgtCTGGTCTTTGTTGCTTCTTTTGCTTTTCGTAGCCTATGTTTCTGTTTGGTCAAGATGCGGGTAGTGTTTGCTTGGTCTGTGATCAGTTGGGAATTTACTGGTATTGGTTCAAGATGACTGAGGATCTGGAGGAAATTTTGAGGAAATTTGCTCTGACAGAGGAGGAGGCGGAGGGTGTAGTCTTAGATAGTAAGGATCTGGCTCAAGGAGTAGTTGAATGTCAATTGAGTATTATTGGTAGGGTGGTGGGGGAGAAGACTGCAAACATTGCTGGTATAAGGAGCTTTACAAATAATATGTGGCCGTTTGCCAGAAATCTAAGAGTTGTTGAGATAGGGGTTAATATGTTCCAGTTTAGCTTCAGTAATAAACAAGAAATGGATAGGATGCTGAGGGGTACGCCTTGGGTTTATGATAATCTGCCTTTGGTTGTGTTACCGTGGGAGGAGGGGATAGAACTGAACCTTGAAGCTTTTAATAGGACTTGGATTTGGGTCCAGCTGTGGAATTTACCTATTCACTGGATTACCAAGGACATTGGTAGGAAAATTAGGGGAGTTTTCAGCTCTGTTAAGGAGGTGATTATTCCTCATGGTGGTGGAAAGGAGGGGAAACATTTAAAAATTCTGGTTGAGATGGATTTAACTAAGCCAATGCTGAGAGAAACCACTGTTAAGTTGAGGGGTAGTACTAGATAGATAGAATTCAAATATGAGAAATGCCTTGACTTCTGCTACTGCTGTGGGGTCATGGGGCATAATGAGCGGAGTTACAGGGAAAAAGGAGTGAATATGGATAAGGCGAATCAGTATGGAGCCTGGCTTAGAGCAAGTAATGCGAGGAGTCCTATTAGGAAACAGAATACTTTTAGTAGGGAGGAGAGTAAGGTTGGTGAAGGGCCACAGTTGGCTAAGGAGGGAGGACAGGAGGCAGGAACAACTATGTCTGCCCTGGAAGCTAGTGGAGGTACATGTTGATACAGTAGTAGAAAGGAGTGAGGGAAAGGAGAGGGATCCACGGGCAATAATAAAAGATACTAAAAAGAGTGGGGACTAGGGAGTAGTGTTGGAAGTCATAAAGGAAGAAAGTGTGCAGCCTGATCATAAGAAGATGGGAGATGCTGTTAAGGGAAAGAGTAAAGCCACAAGCGGACTGATCTTCACAACTGAGGAAAAAATACAGGAAGATGGCCCGAGGGGGGGTTGAAGGATGAAGAACTTTTAATTCTACGTGGATTGATGGAATTGATACTGATACTAAGGGAAGGAATGTAGGGGATAAGGGGAGTGATCCTGTGATAGTACAACAGGAGCTGAATGGTAGTATAGAGTTAAGATGGGGGAAGTATAAGGGAAATAGAGGGTCGAAGAGATTAGTTCGTGAGGTAAGTAGAAGAATCCCTCTGGGGGAGAAGAATGGGAGTATGGGCATAGCTAATGAAGGTAAAAGGAAGCCGAGTGAGAGTATGGATAAGGAAAATATTAGTGAACAAGGGGACAATCAGAAGAGAGGCAAGATTGTGTGTAGTATGGCTGGGGTGGAGCTAGCATCTGAGGTGGTGGAGTTCTACCTTAATGGGGCTCCCAGGTTCCAATGAGAGCTCTGGTATGGAACTGTCGAGGTGTTGAgagccccttgacagttccccagATAGAGGAGAGTGTCAAACTCCACTCCCCTGAGTTGATTTTCTtaatataaacaaaaataaaaaagaagttaTGAATAAGGTGAGATTAAAGTTAAGATATGATAGTATGGTTGTGGTGGATCCAATTGGTATAGCTGGTGAGATGGCTGTGATGTGGAGAAATGATTTGAAGGTCTGTCAGATTCTTTGTACTGACTTTACCATTGAAGTTTTGCTAGAAAGGACTGGTGCTAGAGACAGGTGGTGGCTGATTTGTTTGTATGCTAGTAGTGAGGATCTGATCAAAGAGAAACAGTGGAGGATTATAGAAGATAGGATGAGTGGGTAGGGTCAGAAATGGGTGTTGGCAGGTGACATGAATGATAGTCTGTCTAATGATGAGAAGTGGGGGGATAGTAGGAGGCCTGATAGTAGTTTTCAGATTTTTAGGGACTTTGTAAACACTAATCAACTGGTTGACATTGGTTTTGAAGGGATACCATGGACATGGTCAAATAATTGGGAGGAAGGGAGGGAAGTTAAGGAACGTTCGGATAGAATTCTATGCAGTAAACAGTAGAAAAGTGAGAATGAGAAGGCTAAGTGCTTACATATACAAAATAATGCTTCTGATCATGTTATGCTGCTACTAGACACTGAACCAAAGGGTAGGAAATGGAAAAGGAGGTTCTATTTTGATAGCAATTGGATCAATAATAAGGAAGTGGGAGAGATTGTTTCTAAGGAATGGGAGAAACAGCAGGAGGGATCTAGATTTTTTAAACTGCATCAAAAAATTAGGAATTGCAGAGTTGCTCTTCTGAACTGGAATAAACAAAAaggtaaaaatgtaaaaaaaaaaaaaagagattgtaGAGCTGAAACAGAAGATCATAGAGGCTAATGAAGATGGTCAAGCCAATAAGACTGGGAGGGTGAGAGAGATTAAGAAGAAACTGGAAGAGGCCTATAGGAGAGAGGAGGTGTTCTGGCAGCAGAAAGCTAGAGTCAAATGGTTGAAGGATGGTGATAAGAATACAAAGTTTTTCCATGCTAGTGTTACTAAGAGGAGGAGAAGGAATAATATATTAGGTTTGCAAAGAGGAGATGGATATTGGTGTGATTATGAGCCAGATATTGAGGAAGAAATCAATGGATACTTTCAGGATTTGTTTACTTCCACTAATCCCCAACAGGTTGAGCTAGTACTGAGTGGGATCTCTCGGGTAATCACAGACCAAATGAATGCTATGCTGGCTAGACTTGTATCAGAAATGGAAGTCAGAAAAgctgttttttctttgcaaTCCAACAAAGCTCCTGGTCCTGATGGCATGACTCCTGCTTTCTTCCAACAGTTCTGGAGTGTACTAAAAAATGATTTAGTAAGTGTCATTTCTAGTTTCTTTCATTCTAGGCAGTTTCTTTCATTCTAGGCATTTGCTGAAGGCTGTCAATGAAACTATTATCACTCTCATTCCTAAAATTAAGTCTCCAGTTTCTGTTTCTCAGTTTAGACCCATTAGCTTGTGTAATGTAGTCTATAGGATAATCTCTAAAATCTTGGTCAATAGACTTAAGCCTCTCCTAAAACACTGTGTTAGCCAAACCAGTCAGCTTTATTCTAGGTAGACAAATCATTGATAATGTTGTTATTGTACATGAATTCATCCATTGTTTGAATAATAGAAGATGTGGATCAAACGCTTTCATGGCTTTGAAGCTTGATATGGCCAAAGCCTATGATAGAGTGGAGtggagttttgtgcaaaaagTAATGGAAAAAATGGGTTTTTGTCAAAAGTGGAGGAACTGGATTTTGAAGTGTATGTCTTCTGTTGTGTACTCTTTTAATTTGAATGGGGAAAAAAGAGGTTTGGTTACACCTACAAGAGGCATTAGGCAAGGAGACCCCCTGTCTCCTTACATCTTTTTACTAGTCTCTGAGGGACTGTCAAGTTTGTTTAAGAGAGCCATGACTAACCATGACATTTCTGGACTTAAGATTGCTAAGCATGGTCCAGCTTTGTCTCGTCTCTTTTTTGCAAATGATACTTTGGTGTTCTGCAGAGCTAATAAGGAGGAGGCTGCTCATGTGATGAATTTGTTGAAGTTGTATGGAGAAGCCTCAGGACAGGCCATAAATGCTGAAAAGTCCTCAGTGTTCTTTAGCAAGAATACCGGGAATTCAGTAAAGGGTGAAATTCTAAATATCTTGGGAGGTATGAAGAAGGCTAAGCAAAGTAAGTATCTAGGCTTACCAATGGTTATTGGCAGACCAAAGAGGCAAGTCTTTAACTACATCAGGGAGAGAGTCAACAACAGGTTGGGAGGATGGAAGGAGAGGCTGCTGAGTAATGCTGGTAAGGAGGTGCTTCTAAAATCTGTGATACTAGCTCTTCCTGCATATGCTATGAGTTGCTGCAAACTGCTAAAAGGATTATGTAGGGATATTTGTAAGGAAATGGCCAGATTTTGGTGGGGTGATAGGgaggaaaataggaaaatccATTGGATGGAGTGGAGGAGGTTGTCTGAGGTGAAAGGGAAAGAGGGGTTGGGTTTTAGAGATCTCCAACAATTTAATATTGCTATGCTTGCTAAGCAGCTCTGGAGAGTTTTGACAAGGCCCAACCTGTTAGTCAGCAAGATTGTTAGGGAGAGGTACTTTAGAGGAGCTTCCATTTGGAACATGAGAAGTCATGCAGGAGATTCCTGGATATGGAAAAGTATCCTGAGCTCAAGGGAGGTCTTAGCAGCAGGGGTACGGAAAAGAGTGGGAAATGGTCAGCAGATTAGGATATGGAAGGCCAGGTGGTTGCTTGACGTGGAAGATggaaaaataagataaaaaaagCCTCAGCATTATAGTATACAGAAAGTTCATGAGCTGATTTCTGAGGGAAGATGGAATGAGGACTTACTGAGGAACCTGTTTGAGGAAGAGGACTGCCAAAGGATACTTAATGTTCCAATAAGTGCTTTTGGGGGTAAGGATAGACTGGTTTGGATGCTGTCTAAATCAGGTGAATACACTGTGTAGTTTGGATATGTGGTGGCAAAAAGGATACAGGACAAGGGTAGAAAGGACAGCCTACAGCATGGAAGTAGCAACAGGAACGAAGCAAATTCAAGGGTGTGGAAGTTTCTTTGGGGGTCTGAACATTAAGCATAAGCTCAAGCATTTTATTTGGAAATGTCTTCAGCGTATATTGCCAGTTAATGAAACAATTAGGAGGAGAAttggacaaggtaatgataggTGTTGTATTTGTGG is drawn from Coffea arabica cultivar ET-39 chromosome 1c, Coffea Arabica ET-39 HiFi, whole genome shotgun sequence and contains these coding sequences:
- the LOC113699624 gene encoding putative disease resistance protein RGA4, translated to MADTAISATIQVALETVISLSADRVSLVLGFREELKRICNTAETIRGILAHADGKMHIPGMKNWLKQLEGELFEVENVLDELNYETLRREVKYRNKLKKKVCFFFSYFNTIGSRSRLASKIREINRNLERINQEANNFGVVSQFHIEASLPAASGATASRQTDSIRVPNVGRVDDESKIVDMLSSPSEKVLSVIPITGPGGLGKTTLAKSVYNNPKIDGHFGQKIWVCVAKEHIKIMELFKLILVQLTREEVKVDNREVIVKEIGEKLKGKKYFLVLDDVWNHDQGLWSDYFNTLMGLNETKGSWCLLTTRLKPVADVVCTHLKMNSGPYFLGKLSGDECWSIIKGKVMSAGEEVPEELEALKKQILGRCDGLPLAASLIGGLLLNNRREKWHSIVQESLLDECQSEIDQILKVSFDHLSPASVKKCFAYCSIFPKDTELKQDLLIELWMAEGFVQPDRQNQRLMEEIGGDYLRILLQNSLLEKVEEYWRTYYKMHDLVHDFAKSILNPKGSSQDGYLALDSSKGLAENTTRTIPASIHTLFLHLEGGVSTDMLLRFKCLHVLRLYGDDVKFLPSSIGKLLHLRLLDISYSGIRSLPESLCKLYNLQTLTMRDYALEGGFPKRMSDLISLRHLNYYHDDAKLKMPAQMGRLTCLQTLRFFNVSQEKGRGIEELGTLKYLKGSLEIRNLGLVKGKEAAKQAKLFEKPDLSRLVFKWESGDRESDNRDEDVLEGLQPHPNLQRLEIRYFMGNKFPQWFMNLSKLETLRIRKCKRCSELPSLGQLPSLKILYLEGLDNIRFIGDEFYGITANEEEEEEEGRSRASGSISRRRKFFPALEVLYVEYMENLVEWKDADQVRSTVADVFPMLRNLSIEGCPQLTALPCSCKILDVGNCGNLTSIKMGYGTASIEQLSIGYCDNLRELPDLDLFGSSLQHLTIVGCPRLISLGVNGQKCPLPCLVKLSIVECDGLTAISDKMFQSCRSLRSLSVECCPNLVSFSLNLQETPSLERFILDNCPKLIPHSFKGFAFATSLRELRINSPFSSDDSSVDDFDWSGLRSASTLRELRLRGLPHTESLPHQLQYLTTLTSLTLHNFGGIRVLPDWIGNLVSLETLELWDCDKLQSLPPEAAMRRLTKLTCVDVLDCPLLRQRYTPQRGIYLEEEISSDPASSESEEEESTTMN